From Methylobacterium radiodurans, a single genomic window includes:
- the rutR gene encoding HTH-type transcriptional regulator RutR — protein MAIDRAGEAAAGPGRRRRRDGALRRDAVLDAGLAVFSTLGLHGASLDQIAERAGLSKTNLLYYFASKEALYLAVLQRVLTVWLDPLQALDAGSEPADALKAYIRAKMTLSRDAPQASRLFCLEIVQGAPLLRAELAGPLRALVDAKAAVLGSWIAQGRIGPHDPRHLIFSIWAITQHYADFAVQVEAVTGRDLSDPDFFEATVASTQRLVLAGLGLA, from the coding sequence GTGGCGATCGACAGGGCTGGCGAGGCGGCCGCAGGGCCCGGGCGGCGTCGGCGGCGGGACGGCGCCCTGCGGCGCGACGCGGTGCTCGATGCCGGGCTCGCGGTCTTCTCGACTCTCGGCCTGCACGGGGCGAGCCTCGACCAGATCGCCGAGCGCGCCGGCCTCTCGAAGACCAACCTGCTCTACTACTTCGCCTCGAAGGAGGCGCTCTACCTCGCCGTGCTGCAACGGGTGCTCACGGTCTGGCTCGATCCGCTCCAGGCGCTCGACGCGGGCAGCGAGCCGGCCGACGCCCTCAAGGCCTATATCCGCGCGAAGATGACGCTGTCGCGCGACGCGCCGCAGGCATCCCGCCTGTTCTGCCTGGAGATCGTCCAGGGCGCGCCGCTTCTGCGGGCCGAACTCGCGGGCCCCCTGCGGGCGCTGGTCGATGCCAAGGCGGCCGTGCTCGGCAGCTGGATCGCGCAGGGACGGATCGGGCCCCACGACCCCCGTCACCTGATCTTCTCGATCTGGGCGATCACCCAGCACTACGCCGATTTCGCCGTGCAGGTGGAGGCGGTGACCGGACGCGACCTGTCCGACCCGGACTTCTTCGAGGCGACCGTCGCGAGCACCCAGAGGCTGGTCCTGGCGGGCCTCGGCCTCGCCTGA
- a CDS encoding ABC transporter permease — MTDAALPALAEAPIAPAAAASLAAKTRRRQALAYVQAAPMALVFAVFFLVPLLLTLMVSFWEYNEYEIIPSFTLQNYVDVFEGCLDTGNACTTLRTYLSTLKFCALTWVFTLLIGFTVAYFVAFHVRSRNLQMVLFLVCTIPFWTSNVIRMISWIPLLGRNGLVNDTLMGLGLIARPIEGLLYSDFSVVLAFVHLNTVFMIVPIFNSMARIDRALIEAAYDAGASGWQTLWNVVIPLSKPGIAIGSIFVVTLVMGDFVTVGVMGGQQIASVGKVIQVQMSALQLPAAAANAVVLLGAVMLMIVAMTRLIDLRKEL; from the coding sequence ATGACCGACGCCGCCCTGCCCGCCCTCGCGGAGGCGCCCATCGCGCCGGCCGCCGCCGCGAGCCTCGCCGCGAAGACCCGCAGACGGCAGGCGCTGGCCTATGTCCAGGCGGCGCCGATGGCGCTGGTCTTCGCGGTCTTCTTCCTCGTGCCGCTCCTCCTGACCCTGATGGTCAGCTTCTGGGAGTACAACGAGTACGAGATCATCCCGTCCTTCACGCTGCAGAACTACGTCGACGTGTTCGAGGGCTGCCTCGACACGGGCAACGCCTGCACGACCCTGCGGACCTACCTCTCGACGCTGAAGTTCTGCGCGCTCACCTGGGTCTTCACTCTGCTGATCGGCTTCACGGTGGCGTATTTCGTCGCCTTCCACGTCCGATCGCGTAACCTGCAGATGGTGCTCTTCCTCGTCTGCACCATCCCGTTCTGGACCTCGAACGTGATCCGCATGATCTCGTGGATCCCGCTGCTCGGCCGCAACGGCCTCGTCAACGACACGCTGATGGGGCTGGGGCTGATCGCGCGGCCCATCGAGGGGCTGCTCTACTCAGACTTCTCGGTGGTGCTGGCCTTCGTGCACCTCAACACGGTCTTCATGATCGTGCCGATCTTCAACAGCATGGCGCGCATCGACCGCGCGCTGATCGAGGCGGCCTACGACGCCGGCGCCAGCGGCTGGCAGACCCTGTGGAACGTGGTGATCCCGCTCTCCAAGCCCGGCATCGCCATCGGGTCGATCTTCGTGGTCACCCTGGTGATGGGGGATTTCGTCACCGTCGGCGTCATGGGCGGCCAGCAGATCGCCTCGGTCGGCAAGGTCATCCAGGTGCAGATGTCGGCGCTCCAGCTGCCCGCAGCGGCGGCGAACGCCGTGGTGCTGCTCGGCGCCGTGATGCTGATGATCGTCGCGATGACGCGGCTCATCGACCTGCGCAAGGAGCTGTGA
- a CDS encoding ABC transporter permease has product MSDRPRTPAFYALAAFFALFVAFLYGPTLTILVLSFQGPQGGLTFPMNGVSTHWFGKLWAGGGIVDIWGALWRSLRLGLVVMVLTVGIAFFAGLAFRKRFVGEGALFTVAVASLIVPSIVVSLGIGLEFRLLDDAVKWLAAETGWGWLQEHGTLMGLYTSALGAHLTWTLPFGLLIMFAVFNRFDPAYEEAARDLGATGPQTLRHVVVPILGPSLVGVALFGFTLSFDELARTSQAIGGRNTLPLELQGLTTTVTTPEIYALGTLTTGLSLAVIGAALGASLYLQRRRARRGLRLG; this is encoded by the coding sequence ATGAGCGACCGGCCCCGCACCCCCGCCTTCTACGCGCTCGCGGCTTTCTTCGCCCTGTTCGTCGCCTTCCTGTACGGGCCGACGCTGACCATCCTGGTCCTCAGCTTCCAGGGCCCGCAGGGCGGCCTGACCTTCCCGATGAACGGAGTCTCGACGCACTGGTTCGGCAAGCTCTGGGCGGGCGGCGGCATCGTCGACATCTGGGGCGCGCTCTGGCGCTCGCTCCGCCTCGGGCTCGTGGTGATGGTGCTCACCGTGGGGATCGCGTTCTTCGCAGGCCTCGCCTTCCGCAAGCGCTTCGTCGGCGAGGGCGCGCTGTTCACGGTCGCGGTGGCGAGCCTGATCGTGCCCTCCATCGTCGTGTCGCTCGGCATCGGGCTGGAGTTCCGGCTCCTCGACGACGCGGTGAAGTGGCTGGCCGCCGAGACCGGCTGGGGCTGGCTGCAGGAGCACGGCACGCTGATGGGTCTCTACACCTCGGCGCTGGGCGCCCACCTCACCTGGACGCTACCCTTCGGCCTCCTCATCATGTTCGCGGTCTTCAACCGCTTCGACCCGGCCTACGAGGAGGCCGCGCGCGACCTCGGCGCCACCGGGCCCCAGACCCTGCGCCACGTCGTGGTACCGATCCTCGGGCCCTCGCTCGTCGGCGTCGCGCTCTTCGGCTTCACGCTGTCCTTCGACGAGCTCGCCCGCACCAGCCAAGCCATCGGCGGCCGCAACACCCTGCCGCTGGAATTGCAGGGCCTGACCACCACCGTGACGACGCCGGAGATCTACGCGCTCGGCACGCTCACCACCGGCCTGTCGCTCGCGGTGATCGGGGCCGCCCTCGGCGCGAGCCTCTACCTGCAGCGGCGCAGGGCCCGGCGGGGCCTGCGGCTCGGGTGA